In Plasmodium gaboni strain SY75 chromosome 11, whole genome shotgun sequence, the following proteins share a genomic window:
- a CDS encoding hypothetical protein (conserved Plasmodium protein, unknown function), translating into MESCRMYGLEFNSFIEFDNYEGGVKLTKRLHIKNTTKNIIRFRFLFQSSTYFTYPVQEIENISPGLNKSYLISFLNPLNDLQTICEILNILIDDKTKDKKISIQLKATPLKCDVIIPSILNLNEMVIKQKTIEDFVIKNQGALNAIIKLSHKSLSKEKKLKIKFDPSQFILKANEKKSIKIIIYSEVPQKYNEFISTSIIEIPKHIEKNIFQKEEIKNNDTKDINKKKEKLETYKNDDYKKNNFMNTTINPNENEEAKNVNDIIHLLNEENVNVCLIKKKTEINFLSVLPQINILFENNKEVFNKSILNFGKITLGQKVKKTIFLQNLTNSPIKIIARKQKEKNIFILLNEKFFLKEKAKEEIIISIDSSNPVNQYTEIIQFIACNDYCVELFLICEIVNIKLFFSKTLYLFENVKIGDNINEKVTIRNDENADLDVDVINTGNFINIKNKKFTIKKNSFHSLNLICNCIYPINIYKRIYFLVHLNKQIFYIDIICNFSINYKMCPLSINHIYRYKHLIHDKETIYTSYYEKNDYIDIWDFPVEFDTYEDTPYDLLNEIMEINQKDIFIVPKELEVLEFEEKDIMIMNKTPIEYTCVWTNGLNNKKKEHNIFEVTPVESQLLPFSYQTFKVKNIKVLKEKYTREIYECIVFPSNNKDYRKCNSKTLLPPLFLYVTFFQFKIKYLCETDNVMNSLLFSPKHIFFLNMIEEENNYTISKFENNTDITQIIDFTQFKNDVESIRIYPLINYVPKNSFLNVIIFYSPQKKNLVESEIKVAYLINGVEKNYISVFVSHEMNNVMLNKGELDINLPCVSTETESIKKVPIENMTERNVLCFLIKKEVDDIVNIHIEGKKQFNEQQEEQTDHNIKEELYKEDILNNIENQWENNQLTSFKEDKKIYNFYYFSLLPFERKNLHIYAYSNTYVKKSIPLFFTYLLYINNIDMKNKIIYLNENLKDHIKTCKKFNINVDIIKCCLKMYPKIIESSPITSGTRFNAKVRIQNEHPVKINYRTKTKIYQIDDVKFLDEEETKEAEKYIITENTEDMINSCSAKYFYVGFNTNKKGRFVYRFFVIVGENENYIDIIVNVVIPYFQIIDINDFKTPTSIYWNMTSIDKINTYLKDNISNIDMEYKQNQGIENMKKLFNNFNYIDFNIGNNTLNEITSVNLILYNPLDISLYVEINTIKSYILPILPPYVKTHEDEIAHILYVDNTFNNFMRCLDSCEISPTKFTIKEKGTKTITLFYKHKYIGFHNMPLIIDIENGKVVPLNLCALTFHPNIPPIYLMNVKELNEHILGINNECILNIDMLNDSEVDIYYDIEKNNNFMVLNPKGIIKRKKYLSVFILLSKLSPSIINDTLIMNSYFKHLQKNIELKKIEIALTLNTTLDNIYKDQYKKINLFNNKCINDIPDQNIKTFCSNFIPPYSYIYVKNKLFYISPSSINILYAPTNSLIERIVIIKNYSSVKDLKFKVSNKNTLPGSILKIDPNKGIVKKEEQIVLRFTFILNDVLIDIEGNIQIELKFIETEIFEMKENEQVKYDTYDVIETNIEEVYEDTRDKTENTQNKVLSLPERKKKKRFDDLTFSHAQKIFDNIQKFKYTYDNMNTDMLQKAIRRLYGVKNDDIIEKENFKEQEKHDIQNMSKFYFYIHVKLFTCNVDNLKNKKKTFENLIETNIYSKSLYFKKYINLPIPFEERSTSFFKRHYLDFDKLEKLNMEDEKYKDIPINEKFIYQKKDIYCCMFAEMFKSIIRNHIKKYITYLLKINTCSIQQFENILKDDLIDIITRNKNFDSNLPVEYDYTFLNPTIISHFFSHMFTDIIDNLMKEKINFKKRDD; encoded by the exons ATGGAAAGTTGTAGAATGTATGGTCTTGAATTTAACTCCTTCATCGAATTTGATAATTATGAAGGAGGGGTAAAATTAACGAAACGGctacatataaaaaataccactaaaaatattatacgATTTCGATTTTTATTTCAGAGTAGTACATATTTTACTTACCCAGTGCaagaaatagaaaatattagTCCAGGGTTAAATAAGAGTTACTTAATAAGTTTTTTAAATCCATTGAATGATTTACAAACTATATgtgaaatattaaatattttaatagatgataaaacaaaagataaaaaaatatccATACAGCTTAAAGCTACTCCTTTAAAATGTGATGTAATTATTCCATcaatattaaatttaaatgaGATGGtaattaaacaaaaaacTATAGAAGACTTTGTCATAAAAAACCAAGGGGCATTGAATGCAATCATTAAATTATCACATAAAAGTTTATcaaaggaaaaaaaattgaaaataaaatttgaTCCATCTCAATTTATTCTAAAAGctaatgaaaaaaaatctataaaaataattatatattctgAAGTTCcacaaaaatataatgaatttATTTCTACGTCTATTATTGAAATACCCAAAcatatagaaaaaaatatattccaaaaagaagaaataaaaaataatgacacaaaagatataaataaaaaaaaagaaaaattagAAACATACAAAAACGatgattataaaaaaaacaattttaTGAATACAACAATAAATccaaatgaaaatgaagaagctaaaaatgtaaatgacataatacatttattaaatgaagaaaatgtTAACGTTTgtttaattaaaaaaaaaacagaGATAAATTTTTTGTCTGTACTTCCACAAATTAATATCCTATTTGAAAATAACAAAGAAGtatttaataaaagtattttaaattttgGAAAAATAACACTAGGACAAAAAGTTAAGaaaacaatatttttacaaaatCTTACTAATTCTCCAATTAAAATTATA GCTagaaaacaaaaagaaaaaaatatattcatattattgAATGAAAAATTTTTCCTCAAAGAAAAGGCCAAGGAAGAAATAATCATAAGTATTGATAGTTCAAACCCAGTAAATCAATACACAGAAATAATTCAATTTATAGCATGTAATGATTATTGTGTGGAACTGTTTTTAATATGTGAAATTGtaaacataaaattatttttttcaaaaacattatatttatttgaaaatgttaaaataggagataatataaatgaaaaagtTACGATAAGGAATGATGAAAATGCAGATTTGGATGTAGATGTTATAAATACAGGGAActttataaatataaaaaataaaaaatttactataaagaaaaatagTTTTCATTCTCttaatttaatatgtaATTGTATTTATCcaataaatatttataaaagaatatatttcttggttcatttaaataaacaaatattttatatagatattatttgtaatttctcaataaattataaaatgtgTCCACTTTCTATTAaccatatatatagatataagCATCTTATACATGATAAAGAAACAATATATACCTcttattatgaaaaaaatgattatattgatatatGGGACTTCCCAGTGGAATTTGATACTTATGAGGACACTCCATATGATTTATTGAATGAAATAATGGAAATAAATCaaaa ggatatatttatagttCCTAAGGAGCTAGAAGTCTTAGAATTTGAGGAAAAGGATATTATGATTATGAACAAAACACCAATTGAATATACATGTGTATGGACAAATGGTttaaataacaaaaaaaaggagcataatatttttgaagTAACACCTGTTGAATCACAACTATTACCTTTTAGTTATCAAACATTTAA agttaaaaatataaaagtgCTTAAAGAGAAATATACACGAGAAATTTATGAATGTATTGTTTTTCCATCAAATAACAAAGATTATAGAAAATGTAATAGTAAAACATTATTACCacctttatttttatatgttacTTTTTTTCAATTTAAGATTAAATACTTATGTGAGACAGATAATGTAATGAACAGTTTGCTTTTTTCACCCAAacatattttctttttaaatatgattgaagaagaaaataattatacTATTTCTAAGTTTGAGAACAATACAGATATTACACAAATTATTGATTTTACCcaatttaaaaatgatgtTGAAAGTATAAG aATTTATCCGTTGATAAATTATGTACCCAAAAATAgttttttaaatgtaattattttttattctccacaaaaaaaaaatctaGTTGAATCAGAAATAAAAGTTGcttatttaataaatggagttgaaaagaattatatatcaGTTTTTGTTTCTCATGAGATGAATAATGTAATGTTGAACAAAGGAGAATTGGACATT aatTTACCTTGTGTAAGTACCGAAACGGAAAGCATTAAAAAAGTACCAATAGAAAATATGACTGAGAGAAATGTTTTATGTTTTctaattaaaaaagaagtTGATGATATAGttaatatacatatagAAGGAAAAAAACAATTCAATGAACAACAAGAAGAACAAACTgatcataatataaaggaagaattatataaagaggacattttaaataatatagaaaatcAATGGGAAAATAATCAATTGACATCTTTTAAAGaagacaaaaaaatatataatttctattatttttctttgttACCTTTTGAAAGGaaaaatttacatatatatgcTTATAGTAATACTTATGTTAAGAAATCCATacctttattttttacatatttattatatataaataatatagatatgaagaacaaaataatatatttaaatgaaaacCTGAAAGATCATATAAAAACTtgtaaaaaatttaatattaacgttgacataataaaatgttGTCTTAAAATGTATCCTAAAATAATTGAAAGTAGCCCAATTACATCTGGAACAAGATTTAATGCAAAg gTGAGGATACAAAATGAACATCCTGTTAAGATAAATTACAGGACCAAAACTAAAATTTATCAAATAGACGATGTCAAATTTTTAG atgaagaagaaaCTAAAGAAGctgaaaaatatataataactGAAAATACAGAAGATATGATAAATTCGTGTTCTGctaaatatttttatgttgGTTTTAATACTAATAAGAAAGGTCGTTTTGTTTACAGATTTTTTGTCATCGTAGGAG AAAATGA GAACTATATTGATATAATTGTAAATGTTGTTATTCCCTATTTTCAAATTATTGATATTAATGATTTTAAAACACCAACGTCAATATACTGGAACATGACTTCTATtgataaaattaatac gtacttaaaagataatatttcaaatataGACATGGAATATAAACAAAACCAAGGGATAGAAAACATGaagaaattatttaataactttaattatatagatTTTAATATAGGAAATAATACCTTAAATGAAATTACATCCgtaaatttaattttatataaccCTCTTGATATATCGCTATATGTTGAAATAAATACTATAAAATCTTATATTCTTCCTATATTACCACCTTATGTTAAAACACACGAAGATGAG ATAGCTCACATTTTATATGTTGataatacatttaataattttatgaGATGTTTAGATAGCTGTGAAATATCCCCTACCAAGTTCACAATAAAAGAAAAGGGGACAAAAACAAttacattattttataaacataaatatattggTTTTCACAATATGCCATTAATAATTGATATTGAAAATGGAAAAGTAGTTCCTTTGAATTTATGTGCACTTACATTCCATCCAAATATTCCTcctatatatttaatgaatGTTAAA GAATTGAATGAACACATTCTGGGAATAAATAACGAATGCATATTAAATATAGATATGTTAAATGATAGTGAAgtagatatatattatgatatagaaaaaaataacaatttTATGGTTTTAAACCCTAAAggaataataaaaagaaaaaaatatctttCTGTTTTTATTTTGCTTTCCAAATTATCTCCATCTATAATTAATGACACCTTGATAATGAATTCTTATTTTAAAcatttacaaaaaaatata GaactaaaaaaaatagaaattGCACTAACGTTAAATACAACattagataatatatataaggatcagtacaaaaaaattaatcTCTTTAATAATAAGTGTATTAATGATATTCCTGATCAAAACATAAAAACATTCTGTTCCAATTTTATTCCACcatattcttatatatatgttaaaaataaacTGTTTTACATTTCCCCTAGCtctataaatattttatatgcCCCCACAAA TTCCCTAATAGAAAGAATtgttataattaaaaattattcatcTGTAAAGGATTTAAAGTTTAAAGtttcaaataaaaatactCTTCCTGGGagtatattaaaaattgaTCCCAACAAAg GAATTgttaaaaaagaagaacAAATAGTATTGAGATTTACTTTCATTTTAAACGATGTACTAATAGATATTGAGGGCAACATTCAAATAGAGCTAAAGTTTATAGAAACAGAAATCTTTGAAATGAAGGAAAATGAACAAGTTAAATACGATACATATGATGTTATAGAAACGAACATTG AAGAAGTATATGAAGATACAAGAGATAAAACGGAAAACACTCAGAATAAAGTTTTATCCTTACctgaaagaaaaaaaaagaaacgATTTGATGATTTAACCTTTTCACACGCTCAGAAAATATTTGACAACATTCAAAAGTTTAAATACACctat GACAATATGAATACAGATATGCTTCAGAAAGCCATAAGACGCTTATATGGAGTAAAAAATG ACGATATaatagaaaaagaaaatttcAAAGAACAAGAAAAACACGATATCCAGAATATGTCTAAgttctatttttatattcatgTAAAGTTATTCACATGTAATGTTGataatttgaaaaataaaaaaaaaacgtTTGAAAATTTAATTGAAACTAATATTTACTCAAAATCGTtgtattttaaaaaatatattaatttacCTATTCCGTTTGAAGAAAGATCAAcaa GTTTTTTTAAAAGGCATTATCTTGATTTTGATAAATTGGAAAAGTTAAATATGGAGgatgaaaaatataaggATATTCCAATCAACgaaaaatttatttatcaaaaaa aagatatatattgttGTATGTTTGCTGAAATGTTTAAAAGCATAATTAgaaatcatataaaaaaatacattaCATATCtcttaaaaataaatacatgTTCAATACAACAgtttgaaaatatattgaagGACGATCTAATCGATATAATAACAA gaaataaaaattttgattCAAATCTTCCAGTGGAATATGATTATACATTTTTGAATCCTACGATTATAtctcattttttttcacaCATGTTCACAGATATTATTGATAACCttatgaaagaaaaaattaattttaaaaaaagggatgattaa
- a CDS encoding hypothetical protein (conserved Plasmodium protein, unknown function), which produces MKLNKFFDLVFLFSFIFFNIKCIKSISLKTHGLYLKNDIFFTNRNNNTYGFIGFSKKDYSFPNLNKTKVNSNKDVLKKFNRMNVLYSQDSEYGLREYKNDKSLWNRFVNKMSAVNKNVLTKLVCAGTFCLALYPVYTMLLNSKIEYFVKNILKEKLMNLNIPKSIKRYLFFISFAEFKRSPFFLSTMLIASYTLYVILKVYIEKYRESKRIKSAIEDYNKNKNEYINTGRDSSTENDTDYYNNMDDDDYNKDFY; this is translated from the coding sequence atgaagctgaataaattttttgatcttgtatttcttttttcttttatattttttaatataaaatgtattaaaagTATTTCACTCAAGACACATGgattatatttaaaaaatgatattttttttacaaacaggaataataatacatatgGTTTCATAGGATTTAGTAAGAAAGATTATTCTTTTCcaaatttaaataaaacaaaagTAAATTCTAATAAAGAcgttttaaaaaaatttaacAGAATGaatgttttatattcaCAAGATTCTGAATATGGATTAAgagaatataaaaatgataaaagCTTATGGAATCGATTCGTTAATAAAATGTCAGCAGTTAACAAAAATGTTTTAACAAAGCTTGTCTGTGCAGGTACTTTCTGTTTAGCATTATATCCTGTATATACTATGTTATTAAATAGTAAAATAGAGTActttgtaaaaaatattttaaaagaaaaattaatgaaTTTAAATATTCCTAAAAGTATCAAACGTTAtctttttttcatatcGTTTGCTGAATTCAAGAGATCTCCTTTTTTCCTTTCAACAATGTTAATTGCATCATATActttatatgttattttaaaggtttatatagaaaaatatagagaatcaaaaagaattaaatcGGCAATTGAAGATTAtaacaaaaacaaaaatgaatatataaatacagGTAGAGATTCATCCACAGAAAATGACACggattattataataatatggacgatgatgattataataaagatttttactaa
- a CDS encoding calcium-dependent protein kinase 6 — protein sequence MVLEILKNNYKGNGENYYNKNNKHQKKNKRITNVLDDDEYDNENDDKNVDSVNNSELSYLYGIYKNGFNKEENNEIMLSHKNNKKGFMNKNKINEIYDNSKEMLHYRNQENEENDIFEEDIYENDNFDDNNFVEEENVEYKTYNSYTNEETNMLNNYSRVNIKNVLDSHNINKQKLYNKHSNNNNTNNKKNDKKNFNENDSNIGEYSKNSNITRNSYKKKLPYIHEKYNEKNKSNYEYHIDAYDNFYEYGDEYNNNHKSKGKNIFEIEDVNIDRKGTKKIENIDKNNETLKDMYYDYYDEDNFDYEDVNAEEEDDNVEEEDDNVDEEDDNMDEDDNMDEEDDNMDEDDNYIEYNENDHVHDNEENYYNNDDSYGEEINDSNKYLKNNVKEESIKNDVNKEVSHSNFNDDLKKKYIDVKGFKNENIFNFKNINKEDDNSLKREELFSFENGKKLYNREENKIKVSTFDMCNKNEWFEKYDVKMGNYKTYNNYKNDNNDKNNNNTFGFKGLDKKIEEKKEYDKVYMDGNNYMKGKLIGNISPKIQRSHTDNKIENYVLDGENMNTFNIMNEVNSVLPYNNNNNNKLIYDQGDTLNSREHTRNISKYKTVDYYSNDILKRGKETYKELTKRKNEEICESLNSEDKKKHNIKHFLDKMKSKKHIEDFFKKEDKICERSEKKEKLKIKFTDILHAGALGHFFHRNKNSLSRSFISSEVKRNGSFNSINNINKIDQFKYNTLEKSETKIDAFDESKLDKVRNDETVSYNKIECKNLIAYNSEAQLNLNKNKDLNFDKNERYKINDNEEKIHFLKFPNGLDNDKKKALKSNDKGSDDKLISYVEDMKYKKYNDMNKQKNGIPNELVNNRRNMMNKDYYEKKYNIKINRNNEENGVDEKMLSVHDVVSNKNDFESGGKIKGIPNFPLNKEFIKQNERYKEKGNEKYEKDLEVNIDQTLSRKMLENNKLKKQNNIDEDVMVTPFYIKSKIDKVLKNNEIFEKSARATFQQFDVKNKNFLHFSEIESLIQKLCHNLELPPVDKNILSIVYKDYDSSKNNRMNYTDFRQMYWDLLKQIKKKYYPTKNFKIKRNCIISRKKLGGYDYSSIYNYLSFKKILGYGAFGEVHLVEDNICKLYKVVKILKKKSLKHIKINEEINVLIYLDHPNIIKIFDVYENVDCTYIVMELCEGGELMSKIKNSESFSETYIKNIMFQILCAIAYMHSNSNNIAHKDLKPENILFKEKGDDTLKIIDFGLAELINKSEGISKTAAGTVLYMAPEVFKKKFTIKCDIWSAGVIMFFLFTKSLPFGGNTYEEVKQSIFRDEPDYKSLKSKLSQTALHMLKLMLQKDYNKRPMASVLLHHPWFQGYFDPIQISPNVLNNIKSYMKHSNIRNIIINIMAHELSVINNHIKYINELFYKLDTNHNGSLSHREIYTVLASVGIKKWDINRILQALDINDRGNITYTEFMAGCYRWKNIESTFLKAAFNKIDKDEDGYISKSDIVSLVHDKVLDNNDIDNFFLSVHSIKKGIPREHIINKISFQEFKDYMLSTF from the exons ATGGTGTTGGAAATATTGAAAAACAATTATAAAGGAAATGGGGAAAATTAttacaataaaaataataaacaccaaaaaaaaaataaaagaataacAAATGTGTTAGATGATGATGAATATGATAACgaaaatgatgataaaaatgtaGATAGTGTAAATAATTCAGAGCTAAGTTACTTATatggaatatataaaaatggGTTTAATAAAGAAGAGAACAATGAAATTATGCTGTCTcacaaaaataataaaaaagggtttatgaataaaaataaaattaacgaaatatatgataattcAAAAGAGATGTTACATTATAGAAATcaagaaaatgaagaaaatgatatattcGAGGAAGATATTTATGAAAACGATAATtttgatgataataattttgtagAGGAGGAAAATGTTGAATATAAAACGTACAATTCGTATACAAATGAAGAGACCAACATgttaaataattattcaagagtaaatattaaaaacGTTTTAGATTCTcacaatataaataaacaaaaacTATATAACAAACACAGCAATAACAATAATACtaataataagaagaatgataaaaagaattttaATGAGAATGATTCTAATATCGGGGAATATTCCAAGAATAGTAATATTACTAgaaattcatataaaaaaaaattaccATACATCcatgaaaaatataacgAAAAGAATAAAAGTAATTATGAATATCATATTGACGcatatgataatttttatgaatatggtgatgaatataataacaatcATAAATcaaaaggaaaaaatatatttgaaataGAAGACGTAAATATAGATAGAAAGGGAACTAAGaaaattgaaaatatagACAAAAATAACGAAACACTGAAAGATATGTATTACGATTATTATGATGAAGATAACTTTGACTATGAAGATGTTAATGCTGAGGAAGAAGATGATAATGTTGAGGAAGAAGATGATAATGTGgatgaagaagatgataatatggatgaagatgataatatggatgaagaagatgataatatgGATGAAGACGATAACTATATTgaatataatgaaaatgatcATGTTCATGATAATGAAgagaattattataataacgATGATAGCTATGGTGAAGAAATAAACGATtctaataaatatttaaagaataatgttaaagaagaaagtattaaaaatgatgtGAATAAAGAAGTATCTCATTCTAATTTTAATGATgacttaaaaaaaaagtatattGATGTTAAAggttttaaaaatgaaaacatttttaattttaaaaatataaataaggaagatgataattctttaaaaagagaagaactgttttcttttgaaaatggaaagaaattatataatagagaagaaaataaaattaaagtTTCTACGTTTGACATgtgtaataaaaatgaatggtttgaaaaatatgatgTTAAAATGGGGAACTACAAAACGTATAacaattataaaaatgataacaATGATAAgaacaataataatacatttgGTTTTAAAGGTTTAGATAAGAAAATCGAGGAAAAGAAGGAATATGACAAAGTGTATATGGATggaaataattatatgaaagGAAAATTAATAGGAAATATATCACCAAAAATTCAAAGAAGTCATAcagataataaaatagaGAATTATGTATTAGATGGTGAAAATATGaatacatttaatattatgaatgAAGTTAATAGTGTTTTAccatataataataataataataataagtTAATTTACGATCAGGGAGATACATTAAATAGTAGAGAACATACTAgaaatatatcaaaatataaaactGTAGATTATTATAGTaatgatattttaaaaagagGAAAGGAAACTTATAAAGAATTGacaaaaaggaaaaatgaagaaatatGTGAATCATTAAATAGtgaagataaaaaaaaacataatataaaacattttcTGGACAAAATGAAAAGTAAAAAACACATTGAGgatttttttaaaaaggaAGATAAAATATGTGAACGTTCAGAAAAGAAggaaaaattaaaaataaaatttacAGATATATTACATGCAGGAGCATTGGGTCACTTTTTTCATcgtaataaaaatagttTATCTCGTTCTTTCATATCATCTGAGGTTAAAAGAAATGGTAGTTTTAATtctattaataatataaataaaatagatcaatttaaatataatacattaGAAAAATCTGAAACAAAAATTGATGCATTTGATGAAAGCAAACTTGACAAAGTAAGAAATGATGAAACAGTAagttataataaaattgaaTGTAAAAATTTGATAGCTTATAATTCAGAGGCGcaattaaatttaaataagAATAAGGATTTGaattttgataaaaatgaaaggtataaaataaatgataatgaGGAAAAAAtccattttttaaaatttcCCAATGGATTAGATaatgacaaaaaaaaagccCTAAAAAGTAATGATAAAGGAAGTGATGATAAGTTAATATCTTATGTGGAAgatatgaaatataaaaaatataatgatatgaataaacaaaaaaatgGTATTCCAAATGAGTTAGTAAATAATAGAAGAAATATGATGAATAAAgattattatgaaaaaaaatataatatcaagataaatagaaataatgaagaaaatgGAGTGGATGAAAAAATGTTATCTGTACATGATGTAGTTTCTAACAAAAATGATTTTGAATCTGGAGGAAAAATTAAAGGAATACCGAATTTTCctttaaataaagaatttatAAAACAGAATGAGAGATACAAAGAAAAAGGAAATGAAAAGTATGAAAAAGATTTAGAAGTGAACATAGATCAAACATTGAGTAGAAAAATGCTTgagaataataaattaaagaaacaaaataatattgatgaAGATGTTATGGTTACAccattttatattaaaagcAAAATAGATAaagttttaaaaaataatgaaatatttgaaaaatcAGCTAGAGCTACTTTTCAACAATTTGATgtcaaaaataaaaattttttacattttaGTGAAATTGAATCCTTAATACAAAAATTGTGTCACAATCTGGAGCTTCCTCCCGTAGATA agaatatattatctatCGTGTATAAAGATTATGACAGCAGCAAAAATAATAGAATGAATTATACTGATTTTCGGCAAATGTATTGGGATTTATTGAAGcagataaaaaaaaaatattatcctacgaaaaattttaaaattaaaaggAACTGTATTATAAGTAGAAAAAAATTGGGTGGTTATGATTATTCATccatatataattatttaagTTTTAAGAAAATACTTGGGTATGGTGCTTTTGGTGAAGTACATTTAGTAGAGGATAATATATGTAAGTTATATAAAGTGGTGAAGATTTTGAAAAAGAAGAGCTTGaaacatattaaaataaatgaagaaattaatgtattaatatatttggATCATCcgaatattataaaaatattcgATGTATATGAAAATGTGGATTGTACATATATTGTAATGGAATTATGTGAAGGTGGTGAATTAATGAGTAAAATTAAAAACTCAGAAAGTTTCAGTGagacatatataaaaaacataatGTTTCAAATTTTATGTGCCATAGCATATATGCatagtaatagtaataatatagcACATAAAGACTTAAAACCAGAAAATATACTTTTCAAAGAAAAAGGCGATGATACTTTAAAAATTATCGATTTTGGTCTAGCAgaattaattaataaatcaGAAGGAATTAGTAAAACAGCTGCAGGAACAGTTCTATATATGGCTCCAGAAgtattcaaaaaaaaatttacaatCAAATGTGATATATGGTCAGCTGGAGTTATcatgttttttttatttactaAATCCTTGCCTTTTGGTGGAAATACATATGAAGAGGTCAAACAAAGTATATTTAGGGATGAACCAGATTATAAAAGTTTAAAGTCGAAATTATCTCAAACGGCATTGCATATGTTGAAGCTAATGTTGCAGAAGGATTACAATAAGAGGCCCATGGCATCAGTT CTTTTACATCATCCATGGTTTCAAGGTTATTTCGACCCAATCCAAATTTCTCCCAACGTtctaaataatattaagtCATATATGAAACATTCAAAcataagaaatattattatcaacaTAATGGCACATGAATTAAGTGTAATAAATAATCACATCAAGTATATCAATGAGctattttataaattagATACGAACCATAACGGATCACTGAGTCATCGAGAAATTTATACCGTTTTGGCTAGTGTaggaataaaaaaatggGATATTAATAGGATTCTTCAGGCTTTGGATATTAACGATAGGGGCAACATAACTTACACAg AATTTATGGCTGGATGTTATAGATggaaaaatatagaatCGACCTTTTTGAAAGCCGCTTTTAACAAGATTGATAAG GATGAGGATGGTTACATTAGTAAAAGTGATATCGTATCATTAGTTCATGATAAAGTTTTAGATAACAATGATATTGATAACTTTTTCTTATCAGTTCATAGcataaaaaaaggaatacCTAGGgaacatattataaataaa ATAAGTTTCCAAGAGTTCAAGGATTATATGCTTAGTACATTTTAA